A portion of the Eulemur rufifrons isolate Redbay chromosome 30, OSU_ERuf_1, whole genome shotgun sequence genome contains these proteins:
- the LOC138378826 gene encoding LOW QUALITY PROTEIN: gamma-aminobutyric acid receptor subunit theta-like (The sequence of the model RefSeq protein was modified relative to this genomic sequence to represent the inferred CDS: substituted 2 bases at 2 genomic stop codons): MAPPGRKHVRRRAAEAPVEAQLMAAYDVQHGGSYVRLILKFQVQREVSSYLGQVYWPTVLTTILSWISFWMNYDSSAARVTIGLTSMLILTTIHSHLRDKLPHISYVKAIDIYILVCLFFVFLSLLEYVYINYLFYSRGPQRPHRXRRRPRRVIAHYRYXEVVVGNVQDGLIIVEDGVSSLPNTPAQAPLDSPESLSSLMSISEQAQLATSESLSPLTSLSGQAPLATAESLSNLPSTSVRARLGYGVCFNAFQNSDSVIPTEIRNRAKAHGRAETRHSKDSDGSLSSDESHGRHPSGRPVLRRGQGCVQKANRELEEIHSLHDDVNVESSCLGLEEQPECDADSIWSLDDDDLMASGQDKDSSSESEDSAPPSPGCAFPEEFSFDLFNPDYVPKVDKWSRFLFPLAFGLFNIAYWVYHIY, translated from the exons ATGGCACCCCCGGGAAGGAAGCACGTCAGGAGGAGGGCTGCCGAGGCCCCGGTGGAGGCTCAGCTTATGGCAGCCTATGACGTTCAGCATGGAG GGTCCTATGTGCGCCTGATACTCAAGTTCCAGGTCCAGAGGGAAGTCAGCAGCTACCTTGGGCAGGTCTACTGGCCTACGGTCCTCACCACTATTCTCTCCTGGATATCGTTTTGGATGAACTATGATTCCTCTGCAGCCAGGGTGACAATTG GTCTCACTTCGATGCTCATCCTGACCACCATCCACTCTCATCTGCGGGATAAGCTCCCCCACATTTCCTACGTCAAGGCCATCGACATCTATATCCTCGTGTGCTTGTTCTTCGTGTTCCTGTCCCTGCTGGAGTATGTCTACATCAACTATCTTTTCTACAGCCGGGGACCTCAGCGCCCCCATAGGTGACGCAGGAGGCCACGAAGAGTCATTGCCCACTACCGGTACTAGGAAGTGGTGGTGGGGAACGTGCAG GATGGCCTGATTATCGTGGAAGACGGAGTCAGCTCTCTTCCCAACACCCCGGCTCAGGCCCCCCTGGATAGCCCGGAAAGCCTCAGTTCTCTGATGTCCATCTCTGAACAGGCCCAGCTGGCCACCTCAGAAAGCCTCAGCCCACTCACTTCTCTCTCAGGCCAGGCCCCGCTGGCCACCGCAGAAAGCCTGAGCAATCTCCCCTCCACCTCAGTGCGGGCCCGCCTTGGCTACGGTGTTTGCTTTAACGCTTTCCAGAACAGTGACAGTGTCATTCCCACCGAAATCCGCAATCGTGCCAAGGCCCATGGCCGTGCTGAGACTCGTCACTCCAAAGACTCTGATGGGAGCTTGAGCTCAGACGAGAGCCACGGCCGTCACCCCAGTGGGCGGCCCGTGCTTCGCCGTGGCCAGGGCTGTGTGCAAAAAGCAAACCGTGAGCTGGAGGAGATCCACAGCTTACACGATGACGTCAATGTTGAGAGCAGCTGCCTTGGCCTTGAGGAGCAGCCCGAGTGTGATGCTGATAGTATCTGGAGCCTGGATGATGATGACCTCATGGCCAGTGGCCAAGACAAGGACAGTAGCTCAGAGTCTGAGGACAGTGCCCCCCCGAGCCCTGGGTGCGCCTTCCCCGAAGAGTTCTCCTTCGATCTCTTCAACCCCGACTACGTCCCTAAGGTTGACAAGTGGTCCCGGTTCCTCTTCCCTCTGGCCTTTGGGTTGTTCAACATTGCTTACTGGGTGTACCACATCTATTAG